A single genomic interval of Homo sapiens chromosome 15, GRCh38.p14 Primary Assembly harbors:
- the INSYN1 gene encoding inhibitory synaptic factor 1 isoform 3 (isoform 3 is encoded by transcript variant 5) produces the protein MNGGTPIPNGPRVETPDSSSEEAFGAGPTVKSQLPQRTPGTRERVRFSDKVLYHALCCDDEEGDGEQEVEEEEVGLPPEPAHTEAHAGPHKPSPAPYKSRRSPLTSRHSGSTLAPEQTRRVTRNSSTQTVSDKSTQTVLPYTATRQKARGKN, from the coding sequence ATGAATGGTGGCACGCCCATCCCCAATGGGCCACGAGTGGAGACCCCAGACTCCTCCAGTGAGGAGGCCTTTGGTGCTGGCCCCACGGTGAAGAGCCAGCTGCCCCAGCGGACCCCAGGGACACGGGAGAGGGTGCGGTTCAGTGACAAAGTGCTCTACCATGCTCTGTGCTGTGACGATGAGGAGGGGGACGGTgagcaggaggtggaggaggaagaagtgGGCTTGCCCCCTGAGCCTGCCCATACAGAGGCCCATGCAGGCCCCCACaagccctccccagccccctaCAAGTCACGGCGCTCTCCACTGACCAGCCGCCACTCAGGCTCTACCTTGGCCCCTGAACAGACTCGAAGGGTCACGAGGAACAGCAGCACCCAGACAGTGTCAGACAAGAGCACGCAGACGGTTCTGCCCTACACAGCCACTAGACAGAAAGCCAGGGGGAAAAACTAG
- the INSYN1 gene encoding inhibitory synaptic factor 1 isoform 2 (isoform 2 is encoded by transcript variant 2), translating into MKMVIGQLEGILRELKEVAKELREVVSQIDKLTSDFDFELEPDDWTTATVSSTSSSDKAGMGGPFDLGHLDFMTADILSDSWEFCSFLDVSTPSDSVDGPESTRPGAGPDYRLMNGGTPIPNGPRVETPDSSSEEAFGAGPTVKSQLPQRTPGTRERVRFSDKVLYHALCCDDEEGDGEQEVEEEEVGLPPEPAHTEAHAGPHKPSPAPYKSRRSPLTSRHSGSTLAPEQTRRVTRNSSTQTVSDKSTQTVLPYTATRQKARGKN; encoded by the coding sequence GTGGTGAGCCAGATCGATAAGCTAACCTCGGACTTCGACTTTGAACTGGAGCCGGACGACTGGACCACGGCCACTGTGAGCAGCACCTCTAGCAGTGACAAGGCGGGCATGGGTGGCCCCTTTGACCTGGGCCACCTGGACTTCATGACAGCCGATATCCTCTCAGACAGCTGGGAGTTCTGCTCCTTCCTGGACGTCTCTACCCCCTCGGACTCCGTGGATGGTCCCGAGTCGACTCGGCCAGGGGCTGGCCCTGACTACCGCCTCATGAATGGTGGCACGCCCATCCCCAATGGGCCACGAGTGGAGACCCCAGACTCCTCCAGTGAGGAGGCCTTTGGTGCTGGCCCCACGGTGAAGAGCCAGCTGCCCCAGCGGACCCCAGGGACACGGGAGAGGGTGCGGTTCAGTGACAAAGTGCTCTACCATGCTCTGTGCTGTGACGATGAGGAGGGGGACGGTgagcaggaggtggaggaggaagaagtgGGCTTGCCCCCTGAGCCTGCCCATACAGAGGCCCATGCAGGCCCCCACaagccctccccagccccctaCAAGTCACGGCGCTCTCCACTGACCAGCCGCCACTCAGGCTCTACCTTGGCCCCTGAACAGACTCGAAGGGTCACGAGGAACAGCAGCACCCAGACAGTGTCAGACAAGAGCACGCAGACGGTTCTGCCCTACACAGCCACTAGACAGAAAGCCAGGGGGAAAAACTAG